CGGGTTAAGTCAAGGTACGTTTTCACGTAGCGTCAATCTGTGTACGAGTGGGGCAAAATTCAAGTCCCCAGTTTCACAAGTCGGCGAATTTGACTTAATATCGGCCAACTGAAAATTGGAGGGATGAAGCATGCGTATTGGAGTAGTTTTTCCGCAAACCGAGATCGGCGCCGATCCGTATTATATCAAAGACTTCGCCCAGGCCGCTGAGGAGCTCGGCTTCGCGCATATCCTCGCCTACGATCATGTCGTCGGCGCCAATCCGGCGAGCCGGCCCAATTGGAAACCGCCTTACTCACATTTAGACAGTTTCCACGAGCCCTTTGTTCTGTTCGGTTATCTTGCCGGCGTGACGAAAAAGATTGAACTGGTCACTGGCATTATTATTCTGCCGCAACGGCAAACCGTTTTGGTCGCCAAACAAGCGGCGGCGCTGGATGTTTTGAGCGGCGGCCGTCTGCGCTTCGGCATCGGCATCGGCTGGAACCCGGTGGAGTACGAAGCGCTCGGGGAAAATTTTCACAATCGCGGCAGTCGCTCGGAAGAACAGATCGCAGTGTTGCGCCAACTGTGGACGAATCCCACTGTGACCTTCGAAGGCCGCTGGCACAAAATCACCGACGCCGGCGTCAACCCGCTGCCGGTGCAAAGGCCGATCCCGATCTGGTTCGGCGGCGGCGACGAGCGCGCGCTGTGCCGATTGGGAAAACTCGGCGACGGCTGGTTTCCACTCTTAGGCCCGGACGATAAATGCCGCGCCGCCATCGAAAAAATCCGCGCCGCGGCCCAAGAGGCTGGCCGCGATCCAAACACAATCGGCATCGAAGGAAGAATCGCCTACGGCCAAGGCTCGCTCGAAGCGTGGACAAAAGATTTGCAAGCTTGGAAAGCTCTCGGCGCTAGCCATCTGAGTTTCAATACGATGAAAGCGGGACTGACGACGCCGTCGGCCCACATCGAAGCGCTGCGGCGATTCAGCAAGATCGCAGTGACAAGTTAGGAGGGCGGGTTTAAAACCCGCCCCTACACGTCCCGATCTTTTTTACTTCCTTTGCGTCCCGATTGCCCTGAGCTTGTCGAAGGGTGCGGCTAATAATCTTCGCACCGCTTCGAAGGGCTCGCCGCCGTCGGCCACTGCCTGCTTCACCATTTCAACTGTCTTCACCAGACTTCGCCCCGACTTCTCATACAGCAATTCGAATAGATCGAGATCTTTCAAATAAACGACGTAATGCATCAGCACGGCGTTGTTGAGCGGCTGTTGGCTGAAGGCGCGGGCGCGATGTTGTGGGCGGTCGGCGGTGCGCCAGGCCCATTCGGCTTTGCCGCGATTAAAAACTTCCTCGCGCAAACGCAATTTATCCGCCCGGGCGATGTCACGATTGTAAAGCTCGACCAACGTCTGCGCCAGTTCAGCGATGAATGAACTGAACTCCCGTTCTTCTTCCCAAACGAGAATGGCGCGCTGATGCTCCGCGCTACCCGCGCCGAAACGGTCGCGAAAAAAATCTATCGCCGCGCGATGGCCGATAAAATTCGCCAGGCTTTCGTTAAATGCGCCGGCGCCATTGATATAAAGCGTTTGATGAAACAGCTCGTGAAAAACGATCTCGCTCAGCACGACTTTGTCGTAGCGCAGCAAATGCGACAGCAGCGGATCGTCGAACCAGCCGAGCGTACTGAACGCCGCCGATGGGCGAATGTTGGTGTCGTAACCTTCGGCGTTTAACCGCTGCGCTTCTTCCTCGGCATCGGCTTTCTCGAAAAAGCCCTTGTACGGCACGCTGCCGACGATCAAGAACCACCAAGTGTAAGGACGCAGTTCGGTTTTCGGAGCGGCGACCACAATGTGCGTGAGATCGGGCCGGTCGACGTAGGAGTAACTGGAAAAGCTCCCGCCGACGTTGAGCTTGAGCACGTCGCGCGCGTATTCGCGCAGCGCCAAGACCAGTTTTAATTTTTCCTGAGTGTCGAGAGTAACTTCCGGCTTTCGGACATAGTCGACAATCGGCTCGCGGCGCCAGAGAATCTTCCCTTCTTCATAAGCGGCGCGGAGAACGTAGATGGGCGAGCAGCCGGACAGAACCGCTCCCATGACGATTCCCAATAAGATTGCAGCAACGAGTCGGCGCGGTGGCACTTGCGTTAATTGAAGAAAAGCGTTTCGCACGGCGCCGCTAGGCATTAACTTTCGCCGCGCTATCATGCGGTGCGAGCTTCAACACTTCGCGCTCGTACTGCAGTTGGTACAAGCGGTAGTAGATTCCGCGCCGGTCCATCAGCTCGGCGTGGCTGCCGATCTCGCGGATCTCGCCGTGGTGCAGCACGATAATGCGGTCGGCATTGCGGATCGTCGACAGCCGGTGGGCGATCAACAGACAAGTCCGGTTGCGCATGACTTTTTCCAGGGCATCTTGGATCAGCGCCTCGGTCTCGGTATCGACGCTCGATGTCGCTTCGTCCATGACGAGAATTTCCGGCTGGAAGACCAACACGCGAGCCAAAGACAACAGCTGGCGCTCGCCGGCGGAAAAATTGCTGCCGCGCTCGCGCACCGGCGCCAGATAGCGTTCGGGCAGCCGGTTGATGAAGGTGTCGGCATTGGCCGCCTCGGCGGCTCTTTCGATGCGCTCCATGGGCGCCGCCGCATCGCCCAGCGCCAGATTGGCGCGCACGTCGCCGGAGAAAAGAAACACGTCCTGTAAAACTACGCCGACATGCTGGCGCAGCGCGGCCAAGTCCCACTCGCGCACGTCGACACCGCCGACTTTGATCGAGCCTTTTTGGATATCGTAGAAACGGTTCAGCAGTTTGATCG
This window of the Deltaproteobacteria bacterium genome carries:
- a CDS encoding LLM class F420-dependent oxidoreductase, whose product is MRIGVVFPQTEIGADPYYIKDFAQAAEELGFAHILAYDHVVGANPASRPNWKPPYSHLDSFHEPFVLFGYLAGVTKKIELVTGIIILPQRQTVLVAKQAAALDVLSGGRLRFGIGIGWNPVEYEALGENFHNRGSRSEEQIAVLRQLWTNPTVTFEGRWHKITDAGVNPLPVQRPIPIWFGGGDERALCRLGKLGDGWFPLLGPDDKCRAAIEKIRAAAQEAGRDPNTIGIEGRIAYGQGSLEAWTKDLQAWKALGASHLSFNTMKAGLTTPSAHIEALRRFSKIAVTS